A segment of the Hyperolius riggenbachi isolate aHypRig1 chromosome 8, aHypRig1.pri, whole genome shotgun sequence genome:
tgagtttgacacccctgacctAGGGGGTGCTGAAATGTTACATGTAAAGGGAACCTGGTGTGAGGatgattatggaggctgccatattgatttccttttaaaaaaatacaagttACCAGGCATTCctcttgatcctgtgtctctcacACTTTAGACCCCGAATAAGCGTGCAGATTAGCTGCTCTAGATTAGGCACATATttcttaggtgtgtgattcagacactactcatgctagaaagatcaacaggaatggcagacaactggtattgttttaaaggcgttcagtatggcagcctccatgtcactgtCAGCCTGGTTTCCCTTTTTACGCTTATATTCAATGTGAGGAGTTGAGTTGGGGTCACGTGACTTGCTTTATGCTGGGGAAGGATCTCCCACTCTTCTGGCAATGAGGAATGTCTGGATGCAACCTTGCCAGAAGCTAGACAGGTACTTTCAGTATATTTATTTCAAGATATACAGTAGCAAGTAGAAAGCACAAAAAGTTGTACATTGCTAATTCATTCAGTGTGCAGTCCGAAAAGTGGGAAGCTAAACTAGAcctttaaacaaaattaaaaaaaaaaaaaatcagtccagGTATCCCAGATCAGTTATATTCTCCACTGTTTAAGGGCCCTATTCCAATGGACGCATTTAGATTGGAGAATCGTATCACATGCAATTTGACTGCACTTCGTAGCATGGGAAACGTGTGTATTGTTGTAATCGATAGGTAAATGTCCTATTCCCATATTCCCAATGATGCAATCCCTGATTTACCCAAATGCAAAAATAGTGCATGCTggatttttgtttacatttttttttcaatgtaattgttgaaaaaaaacaaaacataattaCAGCAGGAGAACAAACTTATCACACATAAAAATCATTCCACAACACATGGTAAATTGCACAGTGGGTTCATGATCGTGATTTTGCAATGTTAGAGGAAGTATAACTTTTCCCCCCCTCATATGAGCAACTCTTTTCACAAACTTTTAGTTCCATGCCATTGAAAATTTTGGCAAACAAGCAGAATCCCATTACTCTATAGTTTTTGTCTTATGTTTTGTTCACACAGATTTTGAACTTTTAAAAAGTTTTAATGTCTGTCTCCTTCCTTATTATTTTATAGGTCAAAATAAGTTCTGCTGTTCTGAAGGCTGCTGCCCATCACTATGGATCTCAGTGTGACAAACCCAATAAGGACTTCATGTTGTGTCGCTGGAAGAGAAGGATCCCAGGAAGTGTCTGAATGAAGGCAAAAAAGTGAATGAATGTGCTCTGGAGTTTTTTAGGTATGGTCTGTTTAGATTAAGTTTATTCAAAATGTAGCACTGTTTTGAAAGTATTTGATAGATGAGCTCTTAGGGTTTGTAtagacgtccgataaagatcgttcgtaacgaacgattcaTGACGTATGAACGATATTAAATTGAGATTTGAaaaatcgttcgttacgaacgactgtgtacacacgtgaacgattttTTTGGAAAAGTACGACGAACGATAATAGATGCGTGCGCAAATGGAAGTGACGCGACAAAATATCGGCCGACGTAGTACACACGTAAAGAGTTGCACAAATGTTCAATTTGTAAATATCCTGTTTAATATGTTGTACATGTGTAAAATAAACATTGTTGttactaaagtgtgtgtgtgtgtgtgtgtgtgtgtgtgtgtgttgtttttttaatcataACATTTGAACGAACGTTCAAAACACAACTGGTTCACAGTAAGAACGTTATagtcaaacaataataataacaataacaacaactcCATAATAAATCAGAACTAACTTTTATTAGTACATTAGTTAACGGCGTTTCGAAATGATAGAATCACGAAACTTCCGCTGTTTAATACATGCGCAGAACATTATCGCCCGATCTCTGTACACACACGAACGATTGAGCGATCATTTGgccaaaaaatccgccgggttggattgaCCGATAATGATCgttatcagtaaaaaaaaaaacaattgtgtgAAAAAATCGCACGATTATCGTTCCAATTATCGGGATCGTCCGTTtttgaacgatctttatcggacgtgtgtactcagcattaCTAGCTCTATGGCTAGGTTCGCATATTCCCTGTAACAGGAACGGAAAAGTTGtattgcattacatacagtgaagcatacactcAGTGACAAGTGCGCTTCAcagttactgttatttttttgcgTTTTGTGGTTACGCAGTGTATGCAGTGTGTTTTTAAAAGTCCATTTTGCTGGaagtgtttaaagaggagctgttaggtaaaggtctcagagaaaataaacacatatatcagtagctaaagattggctgtacttacattacatatgcatttcactgtccacgtttgtacttcacaaaatttgtatatagtatatgcagagattgatgctcctgacagctcatggcaggttccatgtttgtctcctatgaagccaaatgtgtcgtcatgtcctgcctgcttcctgatcacagaaaagcttgtactgaataacactagtgtgcagtgaatattaattagccatgtggctaggaacaatagcggactcctgcagtgtactctgcccggagatttttcagtgctgtgcgctggactgagttacaagctgctgaaacttgatcctgtaacttctccttagcagccgaggggagggccccagaatgctttgcagtatggtatgcggcttgcgtcctNNNNNNNNNNNNNNNNNNNNNNNNNNNNNNNNNNNNNNNNNNNNNNNNNNNNNNNNNNNNNNNNNNNNNNNNNNNNNNNNNNNNNNNNNNNNNNNNNNNNNNNNNNNNNNNNNNNNNNNNNNNNNNNNNNNNNNNNNNNNNNNNNNNNNNNNNNNNNNNNNNNNNNNNNNNNNNNNNNNNNNNNNNNNNNNNNNNNNNNNatatttattggtttgggtaaaagttatagcgtttacaaacgatggtgccaaaagtgaattttcccattttgaagcatctctgacttttctgagcacctgttaggtttcatgaggtgctaaaattccaggatagtataaataccccccaaatgaccccactttggaaagaagacaccccaaggtattccattaggagtatggtgagttcatagaagattttttttttgtcacaagttagcggaaattgattttttattgtttttttcacaaagtgtcattttccactaacttgtgacaaaaaataaaatcttctatgaactcaccatacaactaatggaataccttggggtgtcttctttccataaTGGGGTCActcgtggggttcctatactgccctggcattttaggggccctaaagcgtgaggagtagtctagaaaccaaatgcctcaaaatgacctgtgaataggacgttgggccccttagcgcatctaggctgcaaaaaagtgttacacatgtggtatcgccgtactcaggagtataatgtgttttggggtgtatttttacacatacccatgctggatgggagaaatatctctgtaaatggataattgtgtgtttaaaaaataaaaaaaatagtcacttatagatatatttctcccacccagcatgggtatgtgtaaatatacactccaaaacacattatactactactcctgagtacggcgataccacatgtgtgacacttttttgcagctgaggtgcgctaaggggcccaacgtcctattcacaggtcattttgaggcatttggtttctagactactaacggtttagggcccctaaaatgctagggcagtataggaaccccacaagtgaccccattttagaaagaagacaccccaaggtattctgttaggagtatggtgagtttatagaagattttattttttgtcataagttagcggaaattgatttttattattgtttttttacaaagtgtcattttacactaacttgtgacaaaaaataaaatcttctatgaactcatcatacacctaatggaataccttggggtgtcttctttctaaaatggggcagattagggcctgatctgatggataggagtgctaggggggtgacaggaggtgattgatgggtgtctcaaggtgtgattagaggggggaatatatgcaagcaatgcactggcgagttgatcagaggggggtctggggggctatctgagggtgtgggcgggtgattggttgcccgcaaggggcagattagggtctgatctgataggtggcagtgacaggtggtgattgacgggtgattgacaggtgattgataggtgattacaggggaggatagatgtatacagtacacagggggggggggcggtctggggaggatctgggagtgtggggggggtgatcaggagcccccagggggcagattaggacctaattaaaaaaatagcgttgacaaatagtgacagggagtgattgatgggtggttgggtgcaaacaggggtctgagggggtgggcgggggggtctgaggggtgctgtgggcgatcagggggcaggggggggcagattagtgtgtttgggtgcagacatggagggctgcagcctgccctggtggtccctcgatcactgggaccaccagggcaggaggcagcctgtataatacactttgtatacattacaaagtgtattatacactttgtaagcGGCGATCGAGTGGTTAACATCTTACGCTTACGAACGGCCGGCCGGCGGGAtgatgtcgcgggtgggcggagcctgttgccaggggcagcgcgcgtcaccagtgacgtGATCGCTGCCCCGACACGCCCAAAGGAGCCGCTGCTGaatggcgtattgcggtcctttcggtgtCCACTTTGCcgtcgcccatcggctgtgggcggtcgacaagtagttaaaggagttatcaggcaatatcaagaaaataagtgctacttacccggggctacctccagccccaatctcccagcatgtccctcgccgcatttAGCCATTTGCCGCAGACCGAGCGGCAGCTGTGAcgaacggctgactgcagagctgcgacgagggacatgctgggagattgaagccggaggaagccccgggtaagtagcacttattttcttgatATTACCCGATAacgcctttaacccccttgccgttccaattctgacgagggcttgctacatgatagccgctgacaagcggcatccccctacccactccgatcgcggagccatggcgaccgggcgggatgacgtcaccgacgttatggacgttgggacgtcagagggaatcccgatccacccctcagagctgcctggcactgattggccaggctgcgcaagggttctggaggggggggggggggcgcggcgggtagcggcgaatcggctgcgagcagcggcgatcggaaaatgcatgcagctagcaaagtgctagctacgtgcagtaaaaaaaaaatttggaaatcggcccagcgtggccggagaaatccttctgcgcaggttaccccgagctgagctcgggataaccggcaagaaggttaaagagaatctaatGCTAAAACTGAGAATGtcattatgtattgtatttataaagtgccaacatatagcACAGCTCTGTGCAACTCCTTTAACAGACTGAATTTTACTCGTTTGACTAGAGAGAGTGGTTTTTCTCTGCAAACTTGAATACCTGAATGAGTCTGCAAAACCACAAAAGCACTTGTTTTTTTCACCCAAAACAATGACAAATGAATTTCATTACAGTATGTACCATTTTCATGGAAGCTCCTAGCAATGCTGTTTTTTccattaacctccaggacaggtccaccacgagaacgacaggctcctcccaggaacaggaaacgtccagatagagtactctataaatctttgtccaaccccttgatcctcagttgacgtttcctgttccagggaacAAGGAGTGCTCTTGTCGCTCGCCGGTCCTTCAGACCAGGTGTGTTTGGGACCCGGTTGGCGGCGGATGGTGGACCTGCCTAGAGAGGTATTGGGGTCTGGTGGGGAGAAAGCGATGGTTACCTTCTCCcatggctgtcctggctgcccgAGTTGCGGTGGATCCGGAGGACACGCGCGGCGTCCATGATTCCCCTGGAGCGGAGGCTAATGGcgcgcaggaagtgacgtggatAGTCATGCGGGCCTCCAGAGGGTAGGCAGCTGATTGCCCTCAATGGCGGCGTACGCGTGACGTACTTCCGCCCTTACGCAGCGTCACTTCCGGGCGCGTGGGGAAGAGACGCCGGAAGCCTGCATGGTTCGGCAGTTCGTGTGCTGAACGGAGCGGGATGGACGCTAagcaggagccaggaaaggtaagcgTGGCGGAGGCTTGGTGACCTATATGGTATGAGCTGTACGCCCTATGCCGCGTCTGTACTGAGGTCTGTTATTAATTTTGAGACTATGCAGTATAACATAACAGCCTGCTtagcgtctgatctgaggtctgtataaCTATGCATAGAATAGAATGCTGGTGCAGATTATTCAGGGAGATATAAggagatgtgtatatatatggttGGATATTAATGCCTCATAGATATATATGGGTATATATGTGTAAATcattagtgtatgggcagcataaCAGTTATATGATTGGCCTTTATGATATACTCCCTTGACGACTATAtgcaaagaaaatatatattataGATATCAGATGGATTATATGTATATGATATGTCTATACATGTTCCTTCCTTCCTGGTCTCAGGGTTGCTATCACTCTTGATATTTGTGCACCAGGGTGTTTTCCCTTTTGTTTGAGAAAGAGGGATGACATTAATTTTGTTGTTTGATTATGTTATAGGGCCCGGAGTCTACTAAGCCGACAAAGCCAAGAAGGCGGTGCCCGCTCTGTGGTGCAAAGATGGCCCATAATTATAATGTGCAGTTTTTCCAACCTTGTTTAGTAAAGCTAATACAGGGACAATCAGGGGGTTTAAAGGAAGAATTAATGTCAGCTATTAAAAGGGAAATGGCTGACACAATTAAATCATTAAAGAAAGTATTTGCCTCTGCTATCCCCCCAGCAGCAAAGGCAGTAATTCCAGGTACGAGTACGACCATGCCGGCCGTGGAGATACCAAATGCTGAGTCTCAGCCTATTAAACATAAAAGTGAAAAGAGAAATATTGTATCTTCCTCTGAGGAAGAAGATATGGAGGGTGAAGAGGAAGATAATGATGAATCAGACTCTTCTGCTAAAAATATGGACAGCCAGACTAAGATTAAGAAGATATCCAGGTTTAGATTCCGGCTGATGAGACTTAGCAGCTTATCTTGGCTATTAATAAAACTTTAGATATTGAATCCAAGAAGTCGGAAGAGGTATCTATGCATGATAGGTTATATCAGGGAAGGAAGCCAAAAGAATCTTTGACTTTCCCTATACACAGATCTACAAAGAATACCATATTAAGTCAGTGGAAATACCCGGACAGAAAGTTGTTTATGTCAAAGGGATTTATGAAAGGGTTTCAGTTTACAGAGGAAGATGTTAAGACTTGGGATTGATGTCCTAAACTTGATACAGCATTCTCACAGGTTAATAAAGACAACGAATTAGCTTTTGAGGATCTGTGGTATGTGAAAGATCCACAAGATAAGAAAGTAGAATCTGCCCTTAGAGGCCTGAACAGCAGCAGGTGCAAATTTTAGACCAGCAGCAGCTACAACATGTGTAGCAAGAGTTCTATCCCTATAGGTTAAAAAAGTAGAAGAAAAAGTGGATAAGGGAGCTTCTAAGGAAAAAGATTCTAGAATCATTAGAAGTAGTTTCCAAAGCCACAGACTATATAACTGACGCAGCAGCCGAGAACATCAGAGTAAACGCAAATCGGCAAGGGGGTACAAGGTCAAGGAAGCTGATGGACCTGGCCATGGACATATTAACAATAGCAGAGAAAAACTTCCTTTCATTGTCAGCAATACATCTGAAGAGGTCATTGAACACGATGGCAGACTTTCTGAGCAGACACAGAATGTCAAAAACACAAATGGAGATATCAAAGAGGATGTTCAGAAAATTTACCAAGCAGTGGGGTCGGCCGCGTTTAGACATGTTTGCAAACAAGGAAGACACAGAGTGCAGGAGGTTTTACTCCTTGAATCCAAACGAGGTATGGTAAATAGGAAAGTTCCTAGTTGGGATTTATCCTTAGTTTTGAAGGTATTGAAAAGAGAGCCCTTTGAACGTGTACATGTGAAtttggcgctggtagacttgggcgcaggatccagctgttatatggctggtcctgcttctgcacaagtccggggcgttttaattactattccccctccaggccgccatggatagtgggggaatgaaataattcggcttccagcgattgctggaggccgaattattgtgttttttaagcaacttcggctccgtcttctgacggagccgaccttcctcactgagcgccgctatagactgattcccattacagtctatggcggcgctggctgcgcccaaagttagcagcgctgaaaagcactgctccgctttgAACCCATATCAGAAATTCCCTTCAGACTCCTAACAAGGAAGATTGTATTTCTCATAACTATTACCTCGGCTAGACGGGTGAGTGAGTTAGAGGCCCTATGTTGCGACGAACCTTTTTGTATAAAGGATGAAGTAATACTGAAGAcctgtgatgattttctgcctaaAGTAGCTACAAATTTTCATAGATCTCAAGACATTGTATTACCGTCATTTGAAGAAGAGCCGGGGTTAGATGTCAGAAGAGGTCTTATATGCTATTTAGAGAGGGGTAGCGGAGTTTAGGAGTTCTAGAGCCTTGCTAGTCAACACTTCAGGTGCTACAAGATGCGGAAAGATGTCAAAAATATCTATAGCTAAATGGGTAAAACTATGCATAGAGGAAGCCTATAGGATTACAGGAAATACTGTGTTAGATACAGTTAGAGCCCATtcagccagagcagcagccacttcatgggcTTACAGAGCGGGTGCTACGCCAGAAGAAATCTGCAGAGCGGCTACATGTTTAAGTCTAAGCACCTTCTCTAGACACTACAGAATGAACCTGATGTCTGCAAGGCAGCAATCATTTAGAAGGAAAATCCTGCAGGCAGTCAGCCCACCCAAAATTGGTAAGATTCTTGCTCATcttctcgtggtggacctgtcctggaggttaatggaaaaaccaatgttagttacctggtaacatcctttttagtaacctccaggacaggtccgtaacccacccAAGTAAAGgatttatatgtgtatataagtACAGGAAAAGTATATGTATATGCAGTATGAATATTAAAACCCCTTTGTTTTTAGGAACAGTACTTGGAATTGACTGAGGATCAAGGGGTtggacaaagatttatagagtactctatctggacgtttcctgttcctgggaggagcctgtcgttctcgtggtggacctgtcctggaggttactaaaaaggatgttaccaggtaactaacattggttttTGACCTGAGGGGAGTTATTTTTGTCTACAGTACTGCTATCTGTGTAAAAATCAACTGTATGGGAACACATTTTTGTcatgcttttattattattattattattattattattattattattgatttataaagcgccaacatattccagggCACTGTGCAAAGTAGGAAcacaacaaggggtacataatgatacggacaatgatatacattaaatatggacactggtacaaaatacagaaatggtgattacaatgacagatgtaacatgatgaataaaatgtataacagagtgcaagttttgaaatgaataacaaattccaaggcaCAAAACGGTGAGATTTCCCTTCCCATGCGAGCGAGCTTATAATCCAGAAACTGTAATTCTCCTTGAAGTCAGTTGACTTGTTCATACAGTATTGTCTGATCTTCTTGTAAAGAAATTGATTACCTTTTAAATAGTGCTACTTATTTAGTATTTTGGTTTCCCTTTCAGGAAAGTTAAAACTCACTGCGCAGAGCCTTTCACTGCATATTGGACTTGTCTTGACTATAATGGTCTCCTGGAGTTCGCTAATTGCCGCCAGCAGCAATATGCTTTTGATAACTGTGTCCTTGACAAGTATGGCTGGGTACGGCCTGAACTTGGAGACTTGTCTAAGGTGAGAATATTCCATTTTCTGTGGTGGCAGAGAAAAACAGAGCTCAGATGTTTGATTCTTTAGGATAAAATCTTTACATGGAAATACCACTTATGTCAGCAGAATTCATAATTCTGGTCTGTTTAGCTATAATTCAGCGAATTGGTGTATGACAAATGTTTAATTAATAATGATGATTTCTTGGTTTTGTAAAAAGATACCCTGAAATGCATAATACAATCTCTAATAAAACATTATAGCCAGAACTAGAGATTTAAATTAAAAGCAATTCTCTGTATTTATCCATTGACATACCAGCAGCAGCCAGCTGTTTTGGGTGGCTTTTCAAGCCACCAACATGTGCATCAAATAACACATCTCCCTCGGGCCATCAAAATACTCCCAAGTGTATCCCAGCAACCATTAAGAACTGTCTGCCAAATgacaaacatacagtatatacaaagaATGCTTCACTGCATTGTTCATTATACTTGCGGTGTGACGCACACCgtgaagcatacagtatatacaaagaATGCTTCACTGAAACTGTGGTACTGCTATGTGGTACTGCACACATCGTTATTCCAACGGTTCTGTTGCATTAGCAGAACGTGAATGTGCCATTACAATACCACAATGAGATTATATTGTCcaaagcaccagtgtgaaagtagcttaaaggg
Coding sequences within it:
- the NDUFA8 gene encoding LOW QUALITY PROTEIN: NADH dehydrogenase [ubiquinone] 1 alpha subcomplex subunit 8 (The sequence of the model RefSeq protein was modified relative to this genomic sequence to represent the inferred CDS: inserted 1 base in 1 codon), yielding MRNELTFRGTEAAMPGVVEIPTLDELQVKEVKISSAVLKAAAHHYGSQCDKPNKDFMLCRWXEKDPRKCLNEGKKVNECALEFFRKVKTHCAEPFTAYWTCLDYNGLLEFANCRQQQYAFDNCVLDKYGWVRPELGDLSKVTKVKTDRPLPENVYHSRPRPEPNPPVEGELKPSKYGSKMFFWTW